A stretch of the Helicoverpa armigera isolate CAAS_96S chromosome 5, ASM3070526v1, whole genome shotgun sequence genome encodes the following:
- the LOC110374652 gene encoding uncharacterized protein LOC110374652, with amino-acid sequence MSICLRTISHRILPINGIVSTKTHSSRLSRKIPLRSQFLEEFLNRRRISSCQLAPKCTTESNIDDVYIHEEAVNGRLSGQSNKSNYYVTNCRTVSNDNRYPYADDVQVKTLGLTSDDYIERRMPPYAFDVPYTSISDIDLTKYSNDIEPTCLSEFERDAIAYCSGSVLSGPVQAQAPEPSRDGKPNEEQLMKVYYTLSDTMPNLFVKPLDYSIYHPNMVFVNNIRGTTSVGLFHYVKQVALLRTVGHLKFAYVKLEVMKITAHPEDSSIKMRWRIKGISGLKVFFMFWKYKLWNMKEVFQDQELWYDGFSTFYVGADGLVQKHIVDKVMPDQDTIIDDEEKAPIAAKIALLIGLLPRNYLSDVSPYFSSSAGTADTTPLPFKVLE; translated from the exons ATGTCTATCTGTTTACGTACGATTTCTCACAGAATTCTGCCTATAAATGGCATCGTTTCCACCAAAACTCACTCAAGCCGCTTGTCTAGAAAAATCCCTCTGCGGTCACAATTTCTGGAAGAA TTCCTGAATCGTCGACGCATATCCAGTTGTCAACTAGCACCAAAATGTACTACAGAGAGCAACATCGACGATGTATACATTCACGAGGAGGCGGTGAACGGCCGTCTCTCGGGACAAAGCAACAAGTCCAACTACTATGTCACAAACTGCCGAACAGTATCGAACGACAACCGATACCCGTACGCTGATGATGTGCAAGTGAAGACCTTAGGCCTGACGTCTGATGACTATATAGAGAGGCGAATGCCTCCGTACGCATTTGACGTTCCGTATACCAGTATCAGTGATATAGATTTAACTAAATACAGTAAT GACATAGAACCGACCTGTCTCTCAGAGTTCGAGCGCGACGCGATCGCGTACTGCAGCGGCTCAGTGCTGTCGGGCCCCGTGCAGGCGCAGGCGCCGGAGCCCAGCCGCGACGGCAAGCCCAATGAGGAGCAGCTCATGAAGGTCTACTACACACTGTCGGACACG ATGCCGAATTTATTTGTGAAGCCACTTGACTACTCCATCTATCACCCAAACATGGTGTTTGTCAACAACATCAGAGGCACCACATCTGT AGGTCTGTTCCACTACGTGAAGCAGGTGGCTCTGCTGCGGACGGTGGGGCACCTCAAGTTCGCCTACGTCAAGCTGGAGGTCATGAAGATCACCGCGCATCCTGAAGACTCTTCTATCAA GATGAGGTGGCGCATCAAGGGCATATCGGGCCTGAAGGTATTCTTCATGTTTTGGAAGTACAAACTTTGGAATATGAAGGAAGTGTTCCAGGATCAGGAACT TTGGTATGACGGGTTCTCAACCTTTTATGTGGGCGCCGATGGTTTGGTACAGAAGCACATTGTAGACAAg GTGATGCCAGACCAAGACACGATAATCGACGATGAAGAAAAGGCCCCGATAGCCGCTAAGATTGCCCTCCTCATCGGCCTACTGCCCCGAAACTACCTGTCCGACGTATCTCCCTACTTCAGTTCGTCGGCAGGCACGGCAGACACCACGCCGCTACCTTTCAAAGTGCTAGAATAA
- the LOC126055105 gene encoding iron-sulfur cluster transfer protein NUBPL: MNLQRAFQRVYGVLSNTNLNTTLPCSYSVRLKHTKEEINEHRAKVMAKGLPERKPLPGVKSIILVASGKGGVGKTTTAVNLACAMKVIEPDKEIGLLDADVFGPSVPLMMNVNGEPMLNDDHLIEPLLNYGVKCMSMGLLVSGENAVVWRGLMVMQALERLTRHVAWGPLDCLVVDTPPGTGDTHLSLAQNLPIDGALVVTTPQSAALQVTKRGVNMFEKLKVPIIGMVENMSHAICNKCGSKNFVFGNDTKQTADQMGLEIIESFEVDHNMSECINSGKPAIYALPDSTHAEKYRLLANKVFKYIENKDKAQVEAKE; the protein is encoded by the exons ATGAATCTCCAAAGAGCTTTTCAGCGAGTATATGGCGTTTTATCGAACACCAATTTGAACACT ACTTTACCATGTAGCTATTCAGTCCGTCTGAAACATACCAAGGAGGAGATAAATGAGCATAGAGCTAAAGTTATGGCCAAAGGACTGCCAGAGAGGAAGCCACTACCAGGAGTTAAGAGCATAATCCTTGTTGCCTCTGGGAAAGGGGGAGTTGGAAAAACTACTACTGCTG tgaATCTCGCATGTGCTATGAAGGTGATAGAGCCAGACAAGGAGATTGGTCTGCTGGATGCTGATGTCTTTGGTCCCTCGGTGCCTCTCATGATGAACGTCAATGGAGAACCCATGTTGAATGATGACCATCTCATAGAGCCTTTGCTCAACTACGGTGTTAAATG TATGTCAATGGGCCTGCTAGTTTCCGGAGAGAACGCAGTAGTATGGCGGGGGCTGATGGTGATGCAGGCGCTAGAGAGGCTGACAAGGCACGTGGCGTGGGGTCCGCTCGACTGCCTCGTGGTGGACACACCGCCAGGAACTGGGGACACGCATCTGTCGCTAGCACAGAACTTACCTATAGATG gAGCTCTGGTAGTAACTACGCCCCAGTCAGCAGCTCTTCAAGTCACGAAACGAGGAGTCAACATGTTTGAGAAGCTGAAAGTTCCTATCATTGGCATGGTGGAAAATATGTCGCACGCTATCTGCAATAAATGCGGCTCTAAAAACTTCGTTTTTGGTAACGACACGAAACAAACTGCCGACCAAATGGGTCTCGAGATTATTGAGAGCTTTGAGGTCGACCACAACATGTCAGAGTGCATAAATAGTGGGAAACCAGCCATCTACGCGCTCCCAGACAGCACGCACGCAGAGAAATATAGACTGCTAGCTAACAAAGTGTTTAAATATATAGAGAATAAGGATAAAGCACAAGTGGAGGCGAAAGAGTAG